One stretch of Caldinitratiruptor microaerophilus DNA includes these proteins:
- the rbsD gene encoding D-ribose pyranase, which translates to MKKATLINQPLSEVIAGMGHGDLLVIGDAGLPIPPATRRIDLAVTRDVPRFLDVVRAVLTELQVEEALVAGETWQVSPHVGAGLRDALGPIPVRTITHEELKALSARAVAVVRTGEHTPYANVVLKAGVTF; encoded by the coding sequence GTGAAGAAGGCCACCCTGATCAACCAACCCCTCTCGGAGGTCATCGCCGGCATGGGTCATGGCGACCTCCTCGTCATCGGCGACGCCGGGCTGCCGATCCCGCCGGCCACCCGGCGGATCGACCTCGCGGTGACCCGGGACGTGCCCCGGTTCCTCGACGTGGTCCGGGCCGTGCTCACCGAACTGCAGGTCGAGGAGGCCCTGGTCGCCGGGGAGACCTGGCAGGTGAGCCCCCACGTGGGGGCCGGGCTCAGGGATGCCCTGGGGCCCATCCCGGTCCGCACCATCACCCACGAGGAGCTGAAGGCGCTCTCCGCCCGGGCGGTCGCGGTCGTCCGCACGGGGGAGCACACCCCGTACGCGAACGTCGTCCTGAAGGCGGGGGTCACGTTCTGA
- a CDS encoding cation-translocating P-type ATPase, with protein sequence MTGRPGGAATLRPIGWSADGRSHHVPGRYLVRIPEAGPDGVLRARVERLVLGLPGARSARTNPRTGRLLVYYDPDATGPDDIDRLLAQILSGEPAPPAGAAGRPLPAWHARPADAVVADLRTHPRLGLTRAEAAWRLRRTGPNAIRPEDPPGAWQRFLRQLNEPMVALLLGVAGLSAALGQVLDAVVVVGIVVVNGVIGALQEGRAAEALAHLERLSAPVARVVREGRLEVVPAEMLVPGDVVAVRAGDRVPADLRLLRATGLAAEEAALTGEPAPVPKGTRPVPVCTPLAERSPLLFMGTHVTAGRGRGVVVATGMATEMGRIAALLAGAAPAPLLLQQRMQRLVAPIVRATVAAAAVLFGLGLLRGTPAGAMLLASLSTAVAALPEGLPVSVSVATAAAAYRMGGRLAVARQPAAVETLGSCQVICTDKTGTLTTGRMSVEAVYAAGTFWLRSGPSGPGGVPAGFARAGPEPVQAGADDLRFALRVGILCSDTRLAAMPPADGDPTEVALLQAAQAVGLDITRERIGCPRLREWPFSSDSRQMAVLCREPDGGPALYVKGAPEDVLPRLSRERVGGEEVPLGPAGRAAAARAVRQMARAGLRVLALAYRPAHLPEDELVLAGIAGLWDPPRPEVPEALRRCREAGIRVVMLTGDHPETARTLGRRLGILDGGGVLLTGTEIDRMDDGTLAAVAGRLQVCARVTPHHKLRVVRALQRLGLAVAMTGDGVNDAPAVRAADTGIAMGRSGTDITRAAADLTLLDDNFASIVAAVEEGRAAFQNIRRTVRYTLVTNAAEVAAMVGAVALGLPPPLLPVQLLWVNLVCDGLPALALAVDRPGPDLMTRPPVPPGESLLEPGAARSLLLQGLLAGAGMLGTFALLLRHGAGLAAARTGALAALVLTKLAYLSGCRRDPRTGAAPPPNRLLRASTAASGALLLATLYVPGVGRIFGTVPLAPARWAPIGGLVAAQHLVGRLFEAGPPAPPRPSPQQEG encoded by the coding sequence GTGACGGGGCGGCCCGGCGGCGCGGCCACCCTGCGGCCCATCGGCTGGAGCGCGGACGGACGGTCGCACCACGTACCGGGCAGGTACCTGGTGCGTATCCCCGAAGCTGGCCCGGACGGCGTGCTGCGCGCCCGGGTGGAGCGCCTGGTCCTGGGGCTGCCTGGGGCCCGCTCGGCCCGGACGAACCCCCGGACCGGGCGGCTCCTCGTGTACTACGACCCGGACGCCACGGGGCCCGACGACATCGACCGCCTGCTGGCGCAGATCCTGAGCGGGGAGCCGGCTCCTCCGGCGGGCGCCGCCGGCCGGCCCCTTCCGGCCTGGCACGCGCGGCCCGCGGACGCGGTCGTGGCGGACCTCCGGACACACCCCCGCCTCGGGCTCACCCGGGCGGAGGCGGCCTGGCGCCTCCGCCGCACCGGTCCCAACGCGATCCGCCCGGAGGATCCGCCGGGGGCGTGGCAGCGGTTCCTCCGCCAGCTGAACGAGCCCATGGTCGCTCTGCTGCTCGGGGTCGCCGGCCTGTCGGCCGCGCTGGGGCAGGTGCTCGACGCCGTCGTCGTCGTGGGAATCGTGGTGGTCAACGGGGTGATCGGCGCCCTGCAGGAGGGGAGGGCGGCCGAGGCCCTCGCCCACCTGGAGCGTCTCTCGGCGCCCGTCGCCCGAGTCGTGCGTGAGGGACGGCTCGAGGTCGTGCCGGCGGAAATGCTTGTCCCGGGCGACGTGGTGGCGGTCCGGGCCGGCGACCGGGTCCCGGCCGACCTCCGGCTCCTGCGTGCGACCGGCCTGGCGGCCGAGGAGGCCGCGCTCACCGGTGAGCCGGCTCCGGTGCCGAAGGGGACTCGACCGGTGCCGGTGTGCACGCCGCTGGCCGAGCGCAGCCCCCTCCTCTTCATGGGCACCCACGTGACCGCCGGGCGGGGCCGGGGCGTGGTGGTGGCCACCGGTATGGCGACGGAGATGGGCCGCATCGCCGCCCTCCTGGCCGGCGCCGCCCCGGCCCCCCTCCTCCTCCAGCAGCGGATGCAGCGGCTCGTGGCGCCGATCGTCCGGGCGACCGTGGCGGCGGCCGCGGTCCTCTTCGGGTTGGGGCTCCTGCGGGGTACGCCCGCCGGCGCCATGCTGCTCGCCAGCCTGTCCACGGCCGTGGCCGCCCTGCCGGAGGGACTCCCCGTCTCCGTCAGTGTGGCGACCGCGGCGGCCGCGTACCGCATGGGGGGACGACTGGCGGTGGCCCGACAGCCTGCAGCGGTGGAGACGCTGGGCAGCTGCCAGGTCATCTGCACGGACAAGACGGGGACTCTCACGACCGGGCGCATGTCGGTCGAGGCCGTGTACGCGGCGGGAACGTTCTGGCTGCGCTCAGGACCGTCCGGTCCGGGCGGCGTTCCGGCGGGGTTCGCCCGCGCCGGCCCCGAGCCGGTCCAGGCGGGAGCGGACGACCTCCGATTCGCCCTGCGGGTGGGCATCCTGTGCAGCGATACCCGTCTGGCCGCAATGCCGCCCGCCGACGGCGACCCGACGGAGGTCGCCCTCCTTCAAGCCGCCCAGGCCGTGGGGCTGGATATCACCCGGGAGCGGATCGGTTGCCCCCGCCTGCGGGAGTGGCCGTTCTCATCCGACTCCCGCCAGATGGCGGTGCTGTGCCGCGAGCCCGACGGCGGGCCCGCGCTGTACGTCAAGGGGGCGCCGGAGGATGTCCTCCCCCGCCTGAGCCGGGAGCGGGTCGGCGGCGAGGAGGTGCCCCTGGGCCCCGCGGGACGCGCGGCCGCGGCGCGGGCGGTACGCCAGATGGCCCGGGCCGGTCTGCGGGTGCTGGCGCTCGCCTACCGGCCGGCGCACCTCCCGGAGGACGAGCTCGTGCTGGCAGGGATCGCCGGCCTGTGGGACCCGCCCCGGCCCGAGGTCCCGGAGGCGCTCCGGCGCTGCCGGGAGGCGGGTATCCGGGTGGTGATGCTCACCGGCGACCACCCGGAGACGGCCCGGACCCTGGGGCGGCGGCTGGGCATCCTTGACGGCGGAGGCGTGCTGCTCACGGGGACGGAGATCGACCGGATGGACGACGGCACCCTCGCCGCCGTGGCAGGGCGCCTGCAGGTCTGCGCCCGGGTCACCCCGCACCACAAGCTGCGGGTGGTTCGGGCGCTGCAGCGCCTCGGGCTCGCGGTGGCGATGACCGGGGACGGCGTGAACGACGCGCCGGCCGTCCGGGCCGCGGACACGGGCATCGCCATGGGCCGCTCCGGGACGGACATCACCCGGGCCGCGGCCGACCTCACCCTGCTCGACGACAACTTCGCCAGCATCGTCGCCGCCGTCGAGGAGGGCAGGGCGGCCTTCCAGAACATCCGCCGCACCGTGCGTTACACGCTGGTGACGAATGCGGCCGAAGTCGCCGCGATGGTCGGCGCCGTCGCCCTGGGCCTGCCCCCGCCACTGCTGCCGGTGCAGCTGCTGTGGGTGAACCTCGTCTGCGACGGGCTCCCCGCGCTGGCCCTGGCCGTCGACCGCCCGGGCCCGGACCTCATGACCCGGCCCCCCGTCCCACCAGGGGAGAGCCTGCTCGAACCCGGAGCGGCCCGCTCCCTGCTGCTTCAGGGCCTCCTGGCCGGCGCGGGCATGCTGGGCACCTTCGCGCTGCTCCTCCGACACGGGGCGGGTCTGGCGGCCGCGCGCACGGGGGCGCTGGCCGCCCTCGTGCTCACGAAGCTGGCGTACCTGTCCGGGTGCCGGCGGGACCCGCGCACCGGGGCGGCCCCGCCGCCGAACCGGCTGCTCCGGGCCTCCACAGCGGCGTCGGGGGCGCTGCTCCTGGCGACCCTGTACGTGCCGGGCGTGGGCAGGATCTTCGGGACGGTCCCGCTCGCCCCGGCCCGGTGGGCGCCGATCGGCGGCCTGGTCGCCGCGCAGCACCTGGTCGGACGTCTGTTCGAAGCGGGCCCGCCGGCACCGCCCCGGCCTTCGCCACAGCAGGAGGGATGA
- a CDS encoding GntR family transcriptional regulator: MSKQERAYQVIRERILGGVYGPGFRLVINQLAREMGLSPIPVREAIRRMEAEGLVLFNRNTGAVVAPMDPSAYVETLEALAVIEGYATRVSAPHLGAPDLARLRDINARMRQAMESLDFVSFGRLNREFHSAIYERCPNAYLVDMIRRAWQRMDQVRHSTFGFIPGRARNSVEEHDLLVRELEAGAPGEVIEELVREHKMNTMRYFREWASRNLHAPAGPGA; this comes from the coding sequence ATGTCCAAGCAGGAGCGAGCGTACCAGGTGATCCGGGAACGGATCCTGGGTGGCGTCTACGGCCCGGGGTTCCGGCTCGTGATCAACCAGCTGGCCAGGGAGATGGGCCTGAGCCCCATCCCGGTGCGAGAGGCGATCCGGCGGATGGAGGCGGAGGGCCTCGTCCTCTTCAACCGGAACACGGGCGCCGTCGTGGCTCCGATGGACCCGAGCGCGTACGTGGAGACCCTGGAGGCCCTTGCGGTGATCGAGGGCTACGCGACCCGCGTGAGCGCGCCGCACCTGGGGGCGCCCGACCTCGCGCGGCTGCGCGACATCAACGCCCGGATGCGGCAGGCCATGGAGTCGCTGGACTTCGTCAGCTTCGGCCGGCTCAACCGGGAGTTCCACTCGGCCATCTACGAGCGGTGTCCCAACGCGTACCTGGTCGACATGATCCGTCGTGCCTGGCAGCGCATGGACCAGGTGCGGCACAGCACGTTCGGCTTCATTCCCGGGCGCGCCCGGAACTCGGTGGAGGAGCACGACCTCCTCGTCCGCGAGCTCGAGGCCGGGGCACCCGGGGAAGTGATCGAGGAGCTCGTCCGGGAGCACAAGATGAACACGATGCGGTACTTCCGCGAGTGGGCCAGCCGGAATCTCCACGCCCCCGCCGGCCCGGGAGCGTGA
- a CDS encoding MBL fold metallo-hydrolase — MIRVLGFPLSVLRVNCYVLLDTGARRAVVIDPGLGVTPLLHVLQDVRVEAVLLTHGHFDHIAGVGTLRSLTGAPVHVHADDALLLGDPQLNLSLLPVLRVVAPDPDVTLRGGETLNFLGQTIEVLHTPGHSPGSVCYRLGDLLFTGDTLEAGKLGRTDLPGSDRQALARSLRERILPLPPSTRILPGHGMPTDLATELRTNPDLRAVARTAGVQPVASP; from the coding sequence GTGATCCGGGTGCTGGGATTCCCTCTCAGCGTGCTGCGGGTGAACTGCTACGTCCTCCTCGACACGGGGGCGCGGCGGGCCGTGGTGATCGACCCCGGGCTCGGCGTCACGCCGCTTCTTCACGTACTGCAGGACGTCCGGGTAGAGGCCGTGCTCCTCACCCACGGGCACTTCGACCACATTGCCGGGGTGGGAACGCTGCGCTCGCTCACGGGGGCGCCGGTGCACGTTCACGCGGACGACGCCCTCTTGCTGGGGGACCCGCAACTGAATCTCAGCCTGTTGCCGGTCCTCCGGGTGGTCGCACCCGACCCGGATGTCACCTTGCGGGGCGGAGAGACGCTGAACTTTCTGGGTCAGACCATCGAGGTGCTGCACACGCCGGGCCACAGCCCCGGCAGCGTTTGCTACCGGTTGGGGGACCTCCTCTTCACCGGGGACACCCTGGAGGCGGGCAAGCTCGGGCGCACCGACCTCCCCGGAAGCGACCGCCAGGCACTCGCCCGCAGCCTGCGCGAGCGAATCCTGCCGTTGCCGCCGTCGACCCGGATTCTGCCTGGGCATGGCATGCCGACGGACCTCGCCACGGAGCTGCGGACGAACCCGGACCTGCGGGCGGTCGCCCGGACGGCTGGGGTCCAGCCGGTGGCGAGCCCGTGA
- a CDS encoding LacI family DNA-binding transcriptional regulator, producing MAATIRDVARAAGVSQSTVSRALNGSGYVSPATRARVLAAAAQLHFRPSHVARSLVSKATHTLGLLLPDITNPFFPAIARGVEDAAARAGYAVILCNTDRDPAHEEHYLAILRQRQVDGLVLIASSAAVGHRIARADFPAVVFVDRVPPGAEADAVVVDNREGVRTATRHLLGLGHRRIAFVGGSAGSGTSEDRLAGYLAALAEAGLNPDPGHIRAGDFTYDGGYAAGRALLGSPDRPTAVVAANDLMAIGVLRAAAELGLRVPDDVAVVGYDDIPLAGMLNPPLTTVAQPTYEMGERAARMLLERLAGKAPPEPRRVVLPARLVVRRSCGAGRDGQ from the coding sequence GTGGCAGCCACCATCCGGGACGTGGCGCGAGCAGCCGGGGTCAGCCAGTCCACGGTCTCCCGCGCGCTGAACGGCAGCGGGTACGTCAGTCCCGCTACCCGGGCGCGCGTGCTGGCCGCGGCCGCCCAGCTCCACTTCCGCCCCAGCCACGTGGCCCGAAGCCTCGTCTCCAAGGCCACGCACACCCTGGGGCTTCTGCTGCCGGACATCACGAACCCGTTCTTCCCGGCCATCGCCCGGGGCGTCGAGGACGCCGCCGCCCGGGCCGGCTACGCCGTCATCCTCTGCAACACGGACCGGGACCCGGCCCACGAGGAGCACTACCTCGCGATCCTCCGCCAGCGGCAGGTGGACGGCCTGGTCCTCATCGCTTCGAGCGCGGCGGTCGGGCACCGGATCGCCCGGGCCGACTTCCCCGCGGTAGTCTTCGTCGACCGGGTGCCCCCGGGCGCCGAGGCCGACGCCGTGGTGGTGGACAACCGGGAGGGGGTCCGCACCGCCACCCGGCACCTTCTCGGCCTGGGCCACCGCCGGATCGCCTTCGTGGGCGGTTCGGCGGGGTCGGGTACGTCCGAGGACCGCCTCGCCGGCTACCTGGCGGCCCTCGCCGAGGCGGGGTTGAACCCCGACCCGGGCCACATCCGGGCCGGCGACTTCACGTACGACGGCGGCTACGCGGCCGGGCGAGCCCTCCTGGGCTCTCCCGACCGGCCGACGGCCGTGGTGGCGGCCAACGACCTCATGGCGATCGGCGTCCTGCGGGCGGCCGCGGAACTGGGCCTGCGGGTACCCGACGACGTGGCGGTGGTGGGCTACGACGATATCCCCCTCGCGGGCATGCTGAACCCACCCCTCACGACCGTCGCCCAGCCGACCTATGAGATGGGCGAGCGGGCCGCCCGGATGCTCCTCGAGCGTCTCGCCGGCAAGGCGCCGCCGGAGCCGCGCCGGGTCGTCCTGCCGGCCCGCCTGGTGGTCCGGCGATCGTGCGGCGCGGGGAGGGACGGACAGTGA
- a CDS encoding fumarylacetoacetate hydrolase family protein: MRFLTPDGPRFGLVAGDELRELDGDIFGGWRETGRTFDARNVKVLPPVVPGKVIAIGLNYLAHAQEKSRDVPEEPMMFMVSPTAIVAHDEPVVLKHPEHVTEHEAELVVVIGKEGRDIPEERALEHVFGYTIGNDVSDRTLQYKDKQFTRAKSFHTYKPLGPVIETEVDPTDLGIRLWLNGELRQDSRTSLLIHGVPKLIRVISEVMTLYPGDLIFTGTPAGVSPIKAGDVMEIEIEGIGRLRNPVRA, translated from the coding sequence ATGCGGTTTCTGACGCCAGACGGCCCGCGGTTCGGCCTCGTGGCCGGTGACGAGCTGCGCGAGCTGGACGGGGACATCTTCGGCGGGTGGCGCGAGACCGGGCGCACGTTCGACGCCCGCAACGTGAAGGTCCTTCCGCCGGTGGTGCCCGGCAAGGTGATCGCGATCGGCCTCAACTACCTCGCGCACGCTCAGGAGAAGTCCCGCGATGTCCCCGAGGAGCCCATGATGTTCATGGTCTCGCCGACGGCGATCGTGGCGCACGACGAACCGGTCGTGCTGAAGCACCCGGAACACGTGACCGAGCACGAGGCGGAGCTCGTCGTGGTGATCGGGAAGGAAGGCCGGGACATCCCGGAGGAACGGGCGCTCGAGCACGTCTTCGGGTACACCATCGGCAACGACGTGTCCGACCGGACCCTGCAGTACAAGGACAAGCAGTTCACCCGGGCCAAGTCCTTCCACACGTACAAGCCGCTCGGGCCGGTGATCGAGACCGAGGTCGACCCCACCGACCTCGGGATCCGCCTCTGGCTGAACGGCGAGCTCAGGCAGGACTCCCGCACTTCGCTTCTCATCCACGGTGTTCCGAAGCTGATCCGCGTCATCTCGGAGGTCATGACCCTCTATCCCGGGGACCTGATCTTCACCGGGACGCCGGCCGGCGTGAGCCCCATCAAGGCCGGAGACGTGATGGAGATCGAGATCGAGGGGATCGGCCGGCTGCGCAATCCGGTGAGAGCCTGA
- a CDS encoding cation-translocating P-type ATPase produces the protein MADVRPNPRTGRVLVLYDASALALDVLLRATGAPWRPAPDTPETYAGAPPEAPAVAPPETAGPPETPPGQPWHALPLPDLLAALDVESPGGLSRAEARRRLAAWGPNRIRTRPRPGVWQLATRQLRNPVVLLLLGAGGASLALGQALEAASSIAIACVTSGIGIRQELRAGRAAELLTRMEAPVARVQRDGREVVVPAADLVPGDLILLQAGERVPADARLVLASDLTVDESSLTGESAPVAKDPGVLCPRATPVGDRANLVFMGTLVTGGRARAIVVATGMRTEMGRIAAVLDAVATEVPFLQLRLQRLVRVLILAVLVLGGAGVVAAVARGSGAREALVPALSSAVASIPQGLPITVTIALSAAVSRMAGAGALARRLSAVESLGATTVICTDKTGTLTRNEMTLRAAYAGGQMLDFPCAPADRDRLLPLLRAACLASDAHVPPGGNGVTGDSTEAALVTAAAAVGVDPGAVRARHPRIGEIPFSSGRRRMTVVCRDGQGVQVFVKGAPEAVLARCTQELRDGEVVGLDGAARAAAQEAADAMAQRALRVLAVACRPLERYTGPPVADDIERDLILLGLVGLADPPRPGVPEALAACRRAGVRVVMLTGDHPATARAIAEETGLLADGGLVLTGTEIERMSDAELSACGERLAVCARVAPEHKLRVVRALQARGEVVAMTGDGVNDAPAIHAADAGIAMGRGGTDVTRGAAQLVLVDDQFPAIVRALQLGRSAHDNIGRSVRYSLATNAGEALASLVPLAAGLPLPIPPALLLWSNVACDGLVSLALAIDGPDPAALDRSPADPREDVLPPPVRRRILARAIGIGLGVVALHAGALALGLGAAKAHSLALAALATAKLRYARDLRASGPDGRPLRLPTSPLLRVAYGSASTVVLAPIYLPSLRSAFGLAPLGLADWLAVLAAAWLGTACEAAVGHRPAHPPPTRIRDTWRGEARQVATGQFGRRAE, from the coding sequence GTGGCCGACGTCCGGCCCAATCCCCGCACGGGGCGTGTGCTGGTGCTCTACGACGCCTCGGCGTTGGCCCTCGACGTGCTGCTCCGGGCGACGGGGGCGCCCTGGCGCCCGGCTCCGGATACTCCGGAGACTTATGCCGGAGCACCCCCGGAGGCACCGGCCGTCGCGCCCCCGGAGACCGCCGGCCCGCCCGAGACGCCGCCCGGGCAGCCGTGGCACGCCCTCCCGCTGCCAGACCTCCTCGCCGCGCTGGACGTCGAGTCGCCCGGGGGACTGTCCCGGGCCGAGGCGCGGCGCCGCCTGGCGGCGTGGGGTCCGAACCGCATCCGCACCCGGCCGCGGCCGGGGGTGTGGCAGCTCGCCACCCGGCAGTTGCGCAACCCCGTCGTCCTCCTCCTGCTGGGCGCCGGGGGCGCGTCGCTGGCGCTCGGCCAGGCCCTCGAGGCAGCGAGCAGCATCGCCATCGCCTGCGTCACGTCGGGCATCGGGATCCGGCAGGAACTGCGGGCGGGACGGGCCGCGGAACTCCTGACCCGGATGGAGGCCCCCGTCGCCCGGGTTCAGCGGGACGGGCGGGAAGTCGTGGTCCCCGCGGCCGACCTGGTCCCCGGCGACCTGATCCTCCTCCAGGCGGGCGAGCGGGTACCGGCGGACGCCCGGTTGGTCCTGGCCTCCGACCTCACGGTCGACGAGAGCTCGCTGACCGGTGAGTCGGCTCCAGTCGCCAAGGACCCGGGGGTGCTGTGCCCCCGGGCGACCCCGGTGGGGGACCGGGCCAACCTCGTGTTCATGGGCACGCTCGTCACCGGCGGGCGCGCTCGGGCCATCGTCGTCGCGACGGGGATGCGGACCGAGATGGGGCGCATCGCGGCCGTGCTCGACGCCGTCGCCACGGAGGTGCCGTTCCTCCAGTTGCGCCTTCAGCGCCTCGTGCGGGTGCTCATCCTCGCCGTGCTGGTTCTCGGGGGCGCGGGAGTGGTGGCGGCCGTAGCCCGGGGCTCCGGGGCCCGCGAGGCGTTGGTGCCTGCACTTTCGAGCGCGGTGGCCAGCATCCCGCAGGGCCTGCCCATCACCGTCACCATCGCCCTTTCGGCCGCCGTGAGCCGCATGGCCGGCGCAGGCGCGCTCGCCCGCCGGCTCTCGGCAGTGGAAAGCCTCGGTGCCACGACGGTCATCTGCACCGACAAGACGGGGACCCTCACCCGGAACGAGATGACCCTGCGGGCCGCCTACGCAGGCGGGCAGATGCTGGACTTCCCCTGCGCCCCGGCAGATCGAGACCGTCTCCTGCCGCTTCTCCGCGCGGCCTGCCTGGCCAGCGACGCCCACGTCCCCCCCGGGGGGAACGGCGTGACGGGCGATTCGACCGAGGCGGCGCTGGTCACCGCCGCGGCGGCCGTGGGGGTCGACCCGGGGGCCGTGCGCGCCCGCCACCCCCGTATCGGCGAGATTCCCTTCTCGTCGGGCCGGCGCCGCATGACGGTGGTATGCCGCGACGGTCAGGGGGTGCAGGTGTTCGTCAAGGGCGCGCCGGAAGCTGTCCTCGCGCGGTGCACGCAGGAGCTGCGGGATGGGGAGGTCGTGGGCCTGGACGGGGCGGCGCGGGCTGCGGCCCAGGAGGCGGCCGACGCGATGGCGCAGCGGGCCCTGCGGGTGCTCGCCGTCGCGTGCCGGCCCCTCGAGCGCTACACCGGTCCCCCGGTGGCCGATGACATCGAGCGAGATCTGATCCTGCTGGGTCTTGTGGGCCTGGCGGACCCGCCCCGCCCCGGCGTCCCTGAGGCGTTGGCGGCGTGCCGCCGGGCGGGGGTGCGGGTCGTCATGCTCACCGGCGACCACCCCGCGACCGCCCGCGCCATCGCCGAGGAAACGGGCCTGCTCGCAGACGGGGGGCTCGTGCTCACCGGGACGGAGATCGAGCGGATGTCCGACGCCGAGCTCTCCGCCTGCGGGGAGCGGCTGGCCGTGTGTGCCCGTGTGGCCCCGGAACACAAGTTGCGGGTGGTGCGGGCACTGCAGGCCCGGGGGGAGGTCGTCGCCATGACCGGCGACGGCGTGAACGACGCGCCAGCCATCCACGCGGCCGACGCCGGCATCGCGATGGGCCGCGGCGGAACCGACGTCACACGCGGCGCGGCTCAGCTGGTCCTGGTCGACGACCAGTTCCCCGCCATCGTCCGGGCCTTGCAGCTCGGGCGGTCCGCGCACGACAACATCGGCCGTTCGGTCCGCTACAGCCTCGCCACCAACGCCGGCGAGGCACTGGCGAGCCTGGTGCCGCTGGCGGCCGGGCTGCCGCTGCCGATTCCCCCGGCGCTCCTCCTCTGGTCCAACGTGGCCTGCGACGGGCTGGTCAGCCTCGCCCTCGCCATCGACGGTCCGGACCCCGCCGCCCTCGACCGGTCACCGGCCGATCCCCGGGAGGACGTCCTTCCGCCTCCGGTCCGCCGGCGGATCCTGGCGCGGGCGATCGGGATCGGCCTGGGCGTGGTGGCGCTGCACGCAGGCGCCCTGGCGCTCGGCCTGGGCGCGGCGAAGGCGCACTCCCTCGCCCTGGCAGCGCTGGCGACGGCCAAGCTCCGGTACGCCCGCGACCTGCGGGCGTCGGGTCCTGACGGGCGGCCTCTGAGACTGCCGACGAGCCCGCTCCTGCGCGTCGCGTACGGGTCCGCGTCCACCGTGGTGCTGGCGCCCATCTACCTGCCGTCCCTCCGCAGCGCCTTCGGTCTTGCCCCTCTGGGACTGGCCGACTGGCTGGCGGTGCTGGCCGCCGCCTGGCTCGGGACAGCCTGCGAGGCGGCCGTGGGCCACCGGCCCGCGCACCCGCCCCCGACTCGCATAAGGGACACGTGGCGGGGTGAGGCTAGGCAGGTAGCCACTGGACAGTTCGGGAGGCGAGCCGAGTGA
- the rbsK gene encoding ribokinase — MKREARILPEIVVVGSLNLDLVARVPRRPLPGETVLGSALEQHPGGKGANQAVAAARLGARVAMVGAVGADGFGDALLASLRRDGVETRWVERRAGSGTGVALITVDDQAENSIIVIPGANGLVDPEQVARATPAIRAARVMLLQLEIPLPAVMAAARLGREHGLTVLLDPAPAPPPDRPLPPELLALADYVTPNESEAAALTGLPVNPDDPRPVAEALLRRGARRALIKLGARGAYLLGPEGEFRHPGFRVDAVDTTAAGDAFAGGLAAALHRGMPAGEALTWGCAAGALAATRPGAQEAMPMRDEFEGFLRERSASP; from the coding sequence GTGAAAAGGGAAGCCCGGATCCTCCCGGAGATCGTCGTCGTGGGGAGCCTCAACCTGGACCTGGTGGCCCGGGTGCCCCGCCGGCCGCTGCCCGGCGAGACCGTCCTCGGGTCGGCGCTCGAACAACACCCCGGCGGCAAGGGGGCCAACCAGGCCGTGGCGGCCGCTCGCCTCGGTGCCCGGGTCGCCATGGTGGGCGCCGTGGGGGCGGACGGCTTCGGCGACGCGCTCCTCGCCTCGCTGCGGCGCGACGGGGTCGAGACTCGCTGGGTCGAGCGCCGGGCGGGGAGCGGGACCGGGGTCGCCCTCATCACCGTCGACGATCAGGCCGAGAACAGCATCATCGTGATCCCGGGGGCCAACGGCCTGGTCGACCCGGAGCAGGTCGCCCGGGCCACGCCGGCGATCCGCGCGGCGAGGGTGATGCTCCTGCAGCTCGAGATCCCCCTCCCCGCCGTGATGGCAGCCGCCCGCCTGGGGCGTGAGCACGGCCTGACGGTGCTCCTGGACCCCGCGCCGGCCCCGCCGCCGGACCGTCCACTCCCCCCGGAACTCCTGGCGCTGGCGGACTACGTCACGCCGAACGAGAGTGAGGCCGCCGCCCTGACGGGCCTGCCGGTGAACCCCGACGATCCCCGGCCGGTGGCCGAGGCCCTCCTCCGCCGGGGCGCCCGCCGGGCGCTGATCAAGCTGGGAGCCCGCGGGGCCTACCTGCTGGGCCCGGAGGGGGAGTTCCGCCACCCGGGGTTCCGCGTCGACGCCGTCGACACCACCGCCGCCGGCGACGCCTTCGCGGGGGGCCTGGCCGCGGCCCTGCACCGGGGGATGCCCGCCGGCGAGGCGCTGACCTGGGGCTGCGCGGCCGGGGCCCTGGCGGCGACGCGGCCGGGCGCCCAGGAAGCCATGCCCATGCGGGACGAGTTCGAGGGCTTCCTGAGGGAAAGGAGCGCTAGCCCGTGA